Proteins encoded by one window of Emticicia oligotrophica DSM 17448:
- a CDS encoding GntP family permease, producing MADPILILLVGVVIVVGGIIGFKLHPFLALLLAALAVALLTPPELVEQYYLSKGVSAIDAYKQAHKSIGERIGIEFGNTCAKIGILIAMAAIIGKAMLDSGAAEKIIRSMLKVTGEKNAPLGFILSSFFLTIPVFVDTVIFLMMPLAKAMGMRLKKNYLLLALSVIAGAVMANSYVPPSPGPLILVSSFNVPIGLLMVCGVLLGLCTITVGFFIAKYLNKKFDIPLRDSPDARLEDIAAIAEKDDSELPSLGWALLPAAFPLVTICIRSAVEAFHKSDKPLTEIPFVNTVLDIVLFFGDKNIALLMGGLFALLVLAKQKKTSKDKILAFTSTALASGGGIILITAAGGAFGGMLQQTGISSRIADLTKDYQMALIPLAFFITMVVRTAQGSATVALITASGILAGMAQNANLGFHPVYLCLAIGSGAKLIPWMNDAGFWIMCKTSNLTEEEALKTIAPMQSLMGLAGVILTMIAAWIFPMV from the coding sequence ATGGCAGACCCTATACTAATCTTACTCGTTGGTGTTGTTATTGTTGTCGGTGGAATCATCGGCTTTAAATTACATCCTTTCTTAGCACTGCTTTTGGCTGCATTGGCAGTTGCCCTACTCACTCCTCCCGAATTAGTTGAACAATATTATCTATCAAAAGGAGTATCTGCCATTGATGCTTACAAACAAGCCCATAAAAGTATTGGTGAACGTATCGGAATCGAATTTGGTAATACTTGTGCTAAAATAGGAATTCTGATTGCCATGGCGGCTATTATTGGCAAAGCTATGCTTGATAGTGGTGCAGCCGAGAAGATTATCAGAAGTATGCTTAAAGTTACGGGTGAAAAAAATGCACCGTTGGGCTTTATTTTGAGTAGTTTTTTTCTGACTATTCCAGTTTTTGTCGATACTGTTATCTTCTTGATGATGCCACTTGCTAAAGCAATGGGTATGCGATTGAAGAAAAATTACTTGCTTTTGGCTCTTTCCGTAATTGCAGGTGCTGTAATGGCTAACTCTTATGTGCCGCCATCGCCTGGTCCTTTGATTCTGGTGAGTTCGTTTAATGTACCAATCGGATTATTGATGGTTTGTGGAGTTTTGTTGGGGCTTTGCACGATAACCGTTGGATTTTTTATTGCTAAATACTTGAATAAAAAGTTTGATATTCCACTAAGAGATTCACCTGATGCACGCTTGGAAGATATTGCTGCCATTGCCGAAAAAGATGATAGTGAATTGCCTTCATTGGGGTGGGCTTTATTGCCAGCAGCATTTCCTTTAGTAACTATTTGTATTCGTTCGGCAGTAGAGGCTTTTCATAAATCTGATAAACCTTTGACCGAAATTCCGTTCGTAAATACAGTTTTAGATATCGTTTTATTCTTTGGCGATAAAAATATTGCCTTACTCATGGGCGGACTTTTTGCTCTTTTGGTATTAGCAAAGCAGAAAAAAACAAGTAAAGATAAAATATTGGCTTTCACCTCAACTGCCTTAGCAAGTGGCGGAGGTATCATTTTAATTACTGCCGCAGGCGGAGCTTTTGGCGGAATGTTGCAGCAGACAGGCATTAGCAGCCGAATTGCTGATTTAACGAAAGATTACCAAATGGCCTTGATTCCGTTGGCGTTTTTTATCACAATGGTTGTGCGAACGGCACAAGGTTCGGCAACGGTGGCTTTGATAACTGCTTCAGGTATTTTAGCAGGAATGGCACAGAATGCCAATTTGGGTTTTCATCCCGTGTATTTATGTTTGGCAATTGGAAGCGGAGCGAAACTTATTCCGTGGATGAA
- a CDS encoding carboxypeptidase-like regulatory domain-containing protein produces MDKLNSSLTVETEYPTSLIERTLKFLLLLIPLQFFGIFSASAQQSYVLGKAVDKTTGKPVVAATVVNKNTKQITKTGDNGSFLVRASKGDSIKIASVGYKSAGIAWDGANTEPVIEMKQDAIMLKEVVVRDKRLEQIKKQIDELMAAPEATTKLKWKDISNLVNMNTSTPGSIGISIDGLYQLFSKEGKTRRKLEAMKQEDLKKLLVEYRYNAEYVSFVTKLKGQELKNFMRFCNLPDNFVLTANDYDLTFEVFRCLEEFKR; encoded by the coding sequence ATGGACAAATTAAATAGTAGCCTTACCGTAGAAACGGAATACCCAACCTCTTTGATAGAGAGGACTTTAAAATTTCTTCTTTTATTGATTCCCTTACAGTTTTTTGGGATTTTCTCGGCTTCCGCACAACAATCGTACGTGCTTGGGAAGGCAGTCGATAAAACTACGGGTAAGCCAGTAGTAGCAGCCACGGTTGTGAATAAAAATACCAAACAAATTACCAAAACTGGTGATAATGGCAGTTTTTTGGTGCGTGCATCGAAAGGTGATTCTATAAAAATTGCTTCAGTAGGTTATAAAAGTGCTGGAATTGCTTGGGATGGTGCTAACACAGAACCTGTGATAGAAATGAAGCAGGATGCCATTATGCTCAAAGAAGTGGTGGTAAGAGATAAGCGATTGGAGCAAATAAAGAAACAAATTGATGAGTTAATGGCTGCTCCCGAAGCAACAACCAAACTAAAATGGAAGGATATTTCTAACTTAGTAAACATGAATACCTCAACCCCGGGTAGTATAGGTATCTCTATTGATGGTTTGTATCAGCTTTTTAGTAAAGAAGGTAAAACTCGCCGAAAACTGGAAGCTATGAAGCAAGAAGACCTAAAAAAACTTTTGGTAGAATACCGATATAACGCAGAATATGTTTCGTTTGTAACAAAACTGAAAGGACAAGAGCTAAAGAATTTTATGCGTTTTTGTAATTTACCAGATAATTTTGTGCTCACAGCCAATGATTACGACCTTACTTTTGAGGTTTTTCGTTGTTTAGAAGAGTTTAAGCGTTAA
- a CDS encoding M3 family oligoendopeptidase, which yields MQEIEIPQRKLRTFIGEEFSLTSWQDLKPLYENLVNRTIANAEELRQWFLDRSELESYLSENLAWRYIKMTCDTASEENQKNYQFFVEEIQPELSVYSDQLNKKALESPFLGELTDEGFFITIRGMKKSVEIFREENIPIETQIQTKQTEYQSTTAAMTVNINGEEMTLPKAGDLLQSPNRVLREEAWTKIAERRFQDHEKLDALFNELRDLRHQLAVNAGFLNFRDYMFAAMGRFDYTPQDCFNFHEAVAETVVPLVNDMTKERKEKLAVEVLRPWDLKVDPDGKPALKPFKNGEDLLDKTVACFEKIDPKLADYIRIMRRMGHFDVESRKGKAPGGYNYPLEEIGVPFIFMNATSSLRDVVTMVHEGGHAIHSFEVRDLPLNSFRSTTSEVAELASMSMELISMEHWDVFFEKEEDLKRAKIEHLEDILEVLPWIATVDKFQHWIYENPTHTAEERQVAWTNIFNKFADSVTDWKGYERFKSYNWQRQLHIFEVPFYYIEYGMAQLGAISVWRNYKQNPAKGLEGYLNALRLGYTTTIGKIYEAANVKFDFSKECIAELMSFVKEELEKLK from the coding sequence ATGCAAGAAATAGAAATACCACAGCGAAAATTACGCACATTTATCGGAGAGGAATTCTCCCTCACGTCATGGCAAGATTTGAAGCCACTTTATGAAAACTTAGTCAATCGCACCATTGCTAATGCCGAAGAACTCCGTCAGTGGTTTCTTGACCGCAGCGAATTAGAATCTTATTTATCTGAAAATTTGGCGTGGCGATACATCAAAATGACTTGCGATACTGCCAGTGAGGAAAATCAAAAAAACTACCAATTTTTTGTGGAAGAAATTCAACCCGAACTCTCAGTTTATAGCGACCAACTCAACAAAAAAGCTTTGGAAAGCCCCTTTTTGGGTGAATTGACCGATGAGGGTTTCTTTATCACAATTCGTGGAATGAAGAAATCGGTTGAGATTTTCCGTGAAGAAAATATTCCGATTGAAACTCAAATTCAAACCAAGCAAACAGAATATCAATCGACCACGGCAGCGATGACCGTGAATATCAATGGCGAAGAAATGACCTTGCCTAAAGCTGGAGATTTGTTGCAGTCACCGAATCGCGTTCTACGTGAAGAAGCTTGGACAAAAATTGCTGAACGTCGTTTTCAAGACCACGAAAAACTAGATGCTTTATTCAACGAATTGCGTGATTTACGCCATCAATTGGCAGTCAATGCTGGCTTCTTGAATTTCCGTGATTATATGTTTGCGGCCATGGGTCGTTTTGATTACACCCCGCAAGATTGTTTCAATTTTCACGAAGCAGTGGCCGAAACGGTTGTTCCTTTAGTGAATGATATGACGAAAGAGCGTAAAGAAAAATTGGCCGTTGAAGTACTTCGCCCTTGGGATTTGAAAGTTGACCCAGATGGGAAACCAGCTCTAAAACCTTTCAAAAATGGTGAAGATTTGCTTGATAAAACCGTAGCTTGCTTTGAAAAAATAGACCCGAAGTTGGCTGACTACATTCGAATTATGCGTAGAATGGGTCATTTTGATGTGGAATCTCGCAAGGGTAAAGCTCCTGGTGGTTATAATTATCCACTCGAAGAAATTGGAGTGCCGTTTATCTTTATGAATGCCACTTCGAGTTTGAGAGATGTCGTGACGATGGTGCATGAAGGCGGACACGCGATTCACTCTTTCGAAGTACGAGATTTGCCTTTAAATTCATTCCGTAGTACAACATCAGAAGTTGCCGAATTAGCTTCGATGTCAATGGAATTGATTTCAATGGAGCATTGGGATGTGTTTTTCGAGAAAGAAGAAGATTTAAAACGTGCCAAGATTGAGCATTTAGAAGATATTCTCGAAGTTTTGCCTTGGATTGCTACTGTTGATAAATTCCAGCATTGGATTTACGAAAATCCGACGCACACAGCCGAAGAACGCCAAGTAGCATGGACAAATATCTTCAATAAATTTGCCGATTCAGTGACAGACTGGAAAGGCTATGAGCGATTTAAAAGCTATAATTGGCAACGTCAATTACATATTTTTGAAGTGCCATTCTATTATATCGAATACGGTATGGCTCAACTCGGAGCGATTAGCGTTTGGAGAAATTACAAGCAAAATCCAGCAAAAGGACTTGAAGGTTATCTAAATGCACTTAGATTAGGCTATACAACCACTATTGGCAAAATCTACGAAGCCGCAAATGTGAAGTTCGATTTCTCGAAAGAATGCATTGCAGAACTCATGAGTTTTGTGAAAGAAGAGTTGGAAAAGTTGAAATAA
- a CDS encoding M14 family zinc carboxypeptidase: MVLFHKHLTFVFSITIILFSAMSSDAQKSLPDFSKQLFDIHEKIKEPTLTKRRFKHKDIVPLIEKLPFEVAKIGQSFEERDIYQIKMGHGKTKILLWSQMHGDEATATMALFDIFRFFKEKNDGFDALRSKILDNCTLYFVPMLNPDGAERFQRRTATGIDMNRDALRFQTPEGTLLKKLQDELKPEFSFNLHDQGIRYSAGMSSKQATISFLATSYNFSQDWNPTRTRAMQVICEMNEAVQQFIPGHVGKWNDPHEPRAFGDNVALWGSSLILIESGGYKDDVEKQYIRKLNFVAMLKGMQSIAEETYIKHQLSTYESIPNNEKFLFDVLIRNAEFIHNGKVVIKDIGIILTEKNINNATDFVVSSVIDDLGDLSTFWGIKEIDAKGLTVSMFADFPEIAQKYKISEKEAANKELNLDETASFLLTKDKEVKYIILNGQIK; this comes from the coding sequence ATGGTACTTTTTCACAAACACCTTACCTTTGTTTTTTCAATTACCATTATTTTATTTTCAGCTATGTCGTCGGATGCCCAGAAGAGCCTTCCTGATTTCTCAAAACAATTATTCGATATTCACGAAAAAATCAAAGAACCTACCTTAACCAAACGTAGATTTAAACATAAAGATATTGTTCCATTGATTGAAAAGCTACCTTTTGAAGTGGCAAAAATCGGTCAATCGTTCGAAGAACGAGATATTTACCAAATCAAAATGGGGCATGGTAAAACAAAGATTTTGTTGTGGTCGCAAATGCACGGCGACGAAGCTACTGCCACCATGGCATTATTTGATATCTTTAGGTTTTTTAAAGAAAAAAACGATGGTTTTGATGCCCTTCGAAGCAAAATATTAGATAATTGTACACTTTATTTTGTGCCAATGCTCAACCCAGATGGGGCAGAACGTTTCCAACGCCGCACCGCAACGGGTATTGATATGAATCGAGATGCCCTTCGTTTTCAAACGCCTGAGGGTACTTTACTCAAAAAACTTCAAGACGAACTCAAACCAGAATTTTCATTTAACCTGCACGACCAAGGCATTAGATATAGTGCCGGAATGAGTAGTAAGCAGGCAACGATTTCGTTCTTGGCTACGTCCTATAATTTTTCACAAGATTGGAATCCTACCCGTACACGAGCCATGCAGGTGATTTGTGAGATGAATGAGGCGGTGCAACAGTTTATTCCGGGGCATGTAGGAAAATGGAATGACCCACACGAGCCACGAGCTTTTGGCGATAACGTAGCTTTGTGGGGAAGTAGCCTAATTTTAATAGAATCAGGTGGGTATAAAGATGATGTTGAAAAACAATATATTAGAAAGCTTAACTTTGTGGCAATGCTCAAAGGCATGCAGTCGATTGCTGAAGAAACTTATATAAAACATCAGTTAAGTACCTACGAAAGTATTCCGAATAATGAGAAGTTTTTGTTTGATGTATTGATTCGAAATGCGGAATTCATTCACAACGGCAAAGTAGTAATCAAAGATATCGGCATTATTCTTACCGAAAAAAATATCAACAATGCTACCGATTTTGTGGTTTCGAGCGTTATAGATGACCTCGGCGACCTTTCAACGTTTTGGGGAATTAAAGAAATAGATGCTAAAGGATTGACTGTAAGTATGTTTGCCGATTTTCCTGAAATAGCTCAAAAATATAAGATTTCAGAGAAAGAGGCGGCTAATAAAGAGCTAAATCTCGACGAAACTGCGAGTTTCCTGCTAACAAAAGATAAAGAAGTGAAATATATCATCTTGAATGGACAAATTAAATAG